In Citrus sinensis cultivar Valencia sweet orange chromosome 3, DVS_A1.0, whole genome shotgun sequence, the sequence AGCTTCTAACTAACTTGATTCTCCACCCCACGTGTACTTCACATGTTTCACTTAACCCTTTGGCCAAAACGTCTTCAGCTTCTGCCGTTTTGTACTTAAGTGTATCACATGCTGAGCTCGTGACTACCTGAGTATATTAAGAATGTTCTGAACGCCGTCGTTTAAtatactcaaattttggattcaTCATTTTAGTCCACAGAACCCaacatagaaaaaaataaaatttattgataatcatttttattttattttatttttcatgtctaagTTGTATTCAAGTTATGTGGAAGCTTGATATGAACATTTGAATATTGAAGTAGAAGCGTATTTAGCAAGTAAAGCCTTGCCATCAATCATTAAATTCGATAACACCATCTTTGAGGTAGCAATCTTCGAacataaatcattaattttgtaaaattttagtatattgtgttaatttatcGGTTTAAGTTTATAATATGTGCATGTTTAGAAAGAAACACTTTACAATCCTCAAGGATGTGAGTAGAATCATAATGTCTGGCGGGtgagaatttaaattcctATTTGTGGGTTTTTCATTGAGCACTATTTCGAGCAATATCAGTGCAATGTTCGTCAATCCAGGGTTTGAAATCTCATGCAGATTCATTTTATCTTTACACAAATTGTGGAATTGTGGGTAAATGATCTCCTCATTTGTAAAGGTATGAATTATGCTATAAAGGCCTCGATACAACAACGATAGACTCTTCTTCAAATGTGAAAAGTAGTCTCATTGAACAGCAAACTGCTTCATTGCTTCATCATTAAGCCAAAAGAATCAAGATTGACCCAGGGGAGGATGCAGATTTCAGTATAGGACTAGGTGGGGCACGGGCCAGCTAGTTTTTGGAATATTTCCAAGTatgatttgaaagaaaaagtcttattttctttaaagtttGTAAAAGTGCTCTATCTGGTATTGAAactatgaaaattaatttccttgctgattttgaaaagtttcaaCTTGTCACATGTCCAAAAGCCCAATTCTTCagaatttaattacaattttgattttacaaaatgtaTTATCCACCCCTAATGAGTAATAACTCACTaatcaaaaaattgaaaaagtgatatttttcttttcaattttattgatagaggttaaaataaacaactaaTATAAGCACTCCCTAAActtaaatattatcatttcatcatcataaaaaaaccAACAAGTAACAAAAGCAAACTATAGATATGTCGTCAAATCTCACCGAACACCGGTCCAGTACTCTTGTTGTTATGTTGCCAACACCAAGTGTATCTTATCTAAAGCATGCATTGATAATAACACATTCATACATCATTTAAAAACATGAAAACTCACTGAGGagtataaatattatcaataaatattatagtCGTGATGTTATTTATTGTCATGTGAAtgttcaaaattataatatattttaaatgtgtACCAACTAAgcaaaattcttaattatatcGACAGAGCATCAGCAGCGGCAGCTCGAATCTCTGGTCGCCGAAGCCCTAATCGCCAAAATGGTAAAAATCCTTCTCATATTCAATCTCCAAGTTACTGGGTCCATCTTGTTTTCGTTCTCCGAGGCCTAAGTGTGTTTTTGCACTTGTATGTGTAGCCATCACACAAGACTTTCATGATTAAGAAGAAGCTGGCGAAGAAGATGAGACAGAACAGGCCTATCCCTCACTGGATCCGTATGCGAACTGACAACACTATCAGGTATAATGCGAAGCGTAGGCACTGGCGCCGCACCAAGTTAGGATTTTAAGATGGATGAATTGAGTTTGAGCTTTTGTTTAAGAGCTTTTACTTTGCAAAACTTGAAATTtgggatttttcaattttcggagctaatgagagagagagactctTGGTTTGAAATTTGTAGTATGTTCTTATGTTTCAACTTAATTAGCTTAGATTGAGATGTTTaagttccaaaaaaaaaaaaagcaaaattctTAATTACGTCCTGGGGTAAACTTTCCTACTTAGTCTTTCTGCATTACGCGATGATCAATTTATCGATCCTCTTGTGTCATCGATGGAATGTTTTGTTTGCTTGATATATTAGTGCATTATGTTGGTTCATTATCTGTGATGGTGCATTGTTTTTGTTACTCGCCGCTTGGAGTGTCTTTTTTCTCAGCTTGGTGGAATATCTGAAGGCgtgttaatttttgttaattgattttcaGAGTGAGTGTGCTAATTGATTTTTAGAAGTGTGTGCGCTAAtgtttttgagatattttatcGAAATAAGCCCGGAAAATGATTGGATAATATCGATTCTACTGCTCTTTTTGCCATTCAAAAATTAGTTATCAATTTTCTGCTTGGTAATGATTTGAGTTGACATTGATGAAATTAATGTTGCGCTTCTAtctttagttaatttatttatttatttaattttatttttttattgaaattgtGGAGACatcagtaattttttttttcaattggttCAATTTAACTGTTGTcttaaatattagattaatgACCTTATATACATCCCGAATgtttattctaaaaatttatttcagatGATGtgacatttattaattagatgataaaataatagaactaatttactttataaataacttaatgGACAAACGCATCACAGACAACGcatttgagataaaatttaaaatataaatctaaTATTCTATCAttacttgtttaattttactaaaagtTAGAGACACAACTAAtctcttatttaaatttaaaaaaaaaattccgtcacatttgttgaaaaaagaaaagaaaagaaatagaacTGTCTCCGGTTCCAGAACTTTTCCtaacattttcattctttcaaATCCACATCAACTACTCAATCCAAGAAGCTCCCAACATTTTTGCCATAAAGCCATAGGAATCAGCAGCTTCATTAATCTGCAATAATATATGGAAGTCCAAGGTAAATAGCAAATAAGGAATCAACTACacaaaaacaagtaaaaataagattaaattaCCATATTCTGTGTTGGACGTCCAGCTCCATGTCCAGCCTTGCACTCGATGCGACCGAGTATTGGATTGGTCTGAGGGCTATTTTCCAAGCTCGTGCACAAAACATATTGCATAGTCTGAGAATAAATAGAACGAAGGAAGCATGAAATAGTCGCCCATTGATCACAGGCTAACCATGCGGAGGCATAGGCTTTGCAGAGgaagaaataaatgcaaaaaacaTAAGACAACAAAACAAtacataatttcataattaaggACTCACCGCCAATAACTTCAACGAGTGCAAAGGCACAACACGATCATCATGATCAGCTGTCAATAGTAGGGTAGATGGGTATTGAGATGGTTTATCAGGGTCCTGTTCCCATGGTCTTCTGACATTATGTAATGGGGAGTACCTACAGAATATAA encodes:
- the LOC127901240 gene encoding 60S ribosomal protein L39-3 encodes the protein MPSHKTFMIKKKLAKKMRQNRPIPHWIRMRTDNTIRYNAKRRHWRRTKLGF